CAGCCAGGTGGCCAGCTTCTGGTAGGGCCACTCGCGCCCGCCATGGCGGAACACCGTGCCGGCCGGCGTCATGACGACGCTGCCCTGGCCGGGGGCCAGCGCCTCGACCACCGCATCGCTCGGCAGCGCATACACCTGCTGTTCCACCTGCACCAGCAGCGCATGCTGCAGGCCGGTGCTGGCCGGTACCTGCAGGCAGATCCGGGTGCCGGCGCCCGGCTCGCTGCTGATGTCGATGCGGCCCTTCATGGCACGCAGCCGGTCGGCCACCACGTCCAGGCCCAGGCCGCGGCCGGACACATCGGTCACCTCGGGCTTGGTCGAGAAGCCGGGCAGCAGGATCAGCCGGGCCAGCTCGTCCAGGCCCGGCTGCGCCTCGGCGGACAGCAGGCCCAGCTCGACACCGCGCCGGCGGATGGCGTCGAGGTCGAGGCCGGCGCCGTCGTCATGGCATTCCACCCGCACCAGCTGGCTTTCGCGCGTGAAGCGCAGCAGCACCGTGCCGGCCGCCGGCTTGCCGGCGGCGCTGCGCCGCGCGGGCGGCTCGATGCCGTGGTCGGCCGCATTGCGCAGCAGCTGCAGCAGGGGCTCGGTGAGGCGGTCCAGCACTTCGGTGTCGACCTGCACCTGCTCGCCCTCCACCTCCAGCCGCACCTGCTTGCCCATGACGGTGGCCGCCTGGGCCAGCGCACGGCGCAGCCGCGCCACCACCTGGCGCACCGGCACCAGCCGTGCGGCCATCAGCTCGCGGTGCTGCTGCACCAGGGCCTGCCCCTGCTGGCGCTGCGCCTGCTGGGCGGCGCGCGCCTCGCCGCGGGCAGCCTGGGCATGCTCCAGCTCGTCGGCCGCCATTTCCTCGGCGAAGCGCAGCAGGGCTTGCAGCTCGCTGCGCTGCTCGGTGTCCGGCGCCGCATGGCCGTCGATGGCGGCGGCCAGCTGGGCCAGCCGCAGCTTGAGCTGGGCATTGCTGGCTTCCAGCTGCTCCAGCCGGTCGTCCATCACCCGCAGGTGCTCCTCGAGCCGGCCGTGCAGCAGCAGGCCCTGGGCGGCCGAGCGCACCAGCCGGTCGAGCCGGTCCACGCCGATGCGCAGGCTGGCCAGTGCCGCGTTGGGCTGCTCGGGTGCGGCATCCACCGCAGCGCCCGGGGCGGCGGCCTCGCGCGGGGCGGCCGGCAAGGCGGCCAGTGCCAGCGCCGCCGGCAAGGTGTCGAGCGACAGCCGCTCGACACTGCCTTGCTCGATGGCGCGCACCCAGTCGCCCAGCCGTTCCAGCCAGGCCAGCGCATCGTCGGGCGCGGCTTCATGACCGCGCAGCGACTGCACCATCTGGTCAAGGCAGGCCACCGCCTGCTCCAGGTCGCGGGCCATCGCCACCGGCACCTCGCCCTGGCGGCCCACCGCATGGTCGAGCAGCTCCTCCATGCGCTGGCCCAGCCGGCCGATGCCGCGGATGCCGGCCACGTTGCCGCTGCCCTTGAAGGTGTGCGCGGCCCGCCGGGCGGCCTGCAGCGTTTCGAGGTCGGCGCGGCCGTCGGCCAGCGCGCGCACGCCGCGCGCCAGTGCGTCGAGCTGGATGGGGGCGTCGTCGAGGAAGGCGTCCAGCAAGGTCGGGTCGACGTCGTCCGGCACCTCGAGCGACACCTCGCGGTCGTCCAGCGGCTGCGGCGCCGCGCTCGGTGCGGCGGCCTCCATCTCGGGCGGCACGCTGGGCGGCAGGCGCAGCAGGCGCAGCAGCTCGTCGAGCTGCTCGCCGGTGGGCGCCACCGGCCCGCCGGCCACGAAGCGGCCCAGCTCGCGCACCGCGGCTTCCTCGCCCGGCTGCTCGAAGACGGCGGCCAGCGGGCGATGCCAGCGCAGCAGCCAGCCCAGCGCCTCGTGCAGGTCGGTGCCGTCCAGCTCGGCGAACACCAGCGCGCTGTCGCGCAGCAACTCCAGCACGATGGCCAGGCCTTCGAGCTGGATCATCCGCGCCGCCTGTGCCAGCCGGGCGAAGCGCTGGCCGGCCACTTCGGCCTGGCGGGGGCCGGCGGCCGGGTCGCTGAGCCACTGCATCAGCGCGGCGTCGATGTCGGGGGCCGCCAGCGTGAACTCTTCCTGCAGCACATGCAGCAGTTCGTGGATGGGGGTGCTCACGGGATGGTGTCCTCTGGCGCAGGAAGTGGGGGAGGGGGGGGAAGCTGGAACTGGTCGACCGATTCCGACAGCCGGCGTGCGAAGTCGACCAGGGTGGCGGTCGACTCGGTTTGCTGCTCGACGGCCAGGATGGTGTGCGCCGAGCCGCGCTGCAGCTGGTCGACGCGCAGCTTCAGCTCGTGCGCCAGGGCCGACTGCTGGCTGGAGAAGGCGGCGATCTGCCGCACCAGGCCGACCAGGTGCTGCGTGGTCTCGCGGGTGCCGGCCATCTGCAGGCCGGCCTGCTGGGTGGTGGCCGACTGGTGTGCCACCTGCACGATGAGCCGGTTCACGCTCAGCAGCGTGTCGCCGGTCTCGACCTGCACGCCCTGCACCAGCTGCACGATCTGCCCGGTGGCCTGGCGGGCCGAGTCGGCCAGCCGCCGCACCTCGTCGGCCAGCAGGGCCAGGCCGCGGCCGGCCTCGCCAGCGCCGGCGGCCTGCATCGCGGCATTGAGGGCCAGCACATGGGTGCGCTCGGCGATGCCGCTCATCAGGTTCACCGCCGCCGAAATTTCCTGGCTGCGCTCGGCCAGCCGCTTGAAGCGCTTCTCGAGCTCGACGATGGCCTCGCGCAGGGTGTGCGTGCCATGCACGGCGCTGTCCACCGCGGCCAGTGCCGCTTCGGTCGCGGCGGAGGCGTGCTCGGCCGCTTCGCTGCTGTTGTGCGAGAGCGCGCCGACCTGGGCCAGTTGGTAGGTGGCCTGGTTCAGTGCGTCGGCCATGGCCTCCAGCGCCTCGCGTTCGGCATGCGCGGTCTCGTCGACGCGCACCGCCTGCTCGCCGACCGATTCGCTGGCACTGCGCACCCGGGCAGCGATGGCGCTCACTTCGGAGAGCGTCGCGCTCATCTCGTCGCCGAGCTGGTTGACGGCCGAGGCGAGCGTGGCAATGAGGTCCTCGCCGACCTCGGCGCGCACGCTCAGGTCCTTGTTGGCCATCTGGAACACGGTCTGCAGCAGCCGCACGACCGACTCGTTGAGCCGCTCGTTCTCGCGGGCGGCGGTGTCGAGGGCGCTCAGCCGGCCGTCGAGCAGCCGGTCGAGCGCCTGGCCGAGCCGGCCCAGCTCGTCGTGCGGGCCGAGGCCGGTGCGGGCCGACAGCTCGCCGCGCTGCACCCGCGCCAGGGTGCGGTGCAGCTGGCCGAGCGGCTTGAGCCAGCCGCGCAGCAGCGCGGCGGCCACGCCGGCGCCCAGCAGCAGCGCGGCGAGCATGGCCAGCAGCGCCCGCCACCAAAAGGACCCGGCCGCGGTGGTGGCCGCCGCGTCCGGCTCGGGCGCCACGCTGAGCAGGGCCCAGCGCTGGCCTTCGAGCTGCAACGGTTGATAGGCGGCCTGCCAGGCGCGGCCGGCTGCGTCGCGGAAGCTGGCGCTGCCGCTCTGTCCCTGCAGTGACGCCGCGACCGCAGGCGTGTCCAGGCCCAGCAGCGTCGCGGCGCTGCGGCGGTGCGCAGCCAGTGCCCTGGGGTCGACCGCGGGCGAAGCGGCCGCTGCCGGCGGCAGGGCCGCCAGCAGGGCCGCGCGCGGCTCGCTGCGCAAGCGCTTGTCAGCGCCGAAGAGCAGGCTCTCGGCGGCGGCATCCGGGGCGGCGCGCAAGGGGGCGGCGAGCTGGTCCAGGCTGGCCCGCCAGGCCAGCACGCCCACCTGCACCTCGCCGTCGAAGACCGGCACGGCCGCCACCACCACCGGGCGGTTGGCTGCCGGCAGGTAGGGCCGTGCATCGGACAACGCCAGGGCGTCCGCGGAGCGCGCGCGCCTCACCTCGGCGTAGGCGGTGGCCATCGGCGAGCCGAGCAGCAGGGCGCTGTGCACGTTGCTGGCGAAGTCCAGGTCCTTGGCGACGGTGTAGACCAGCTGGTCGGTGTCGCTGTCGATCAGCACCAGGTCCTGCACCTGCAACTGGTCCTGGGCGCGGTCGAAGGCTCGGTGGTGCTGCGCATGCGCCTGGCCATAGGGGGTAGGCGTGTCGGGATAGACCAGCAGGTCCTTGCGGCCCGGCGGCTGCGGGTTGCGCACGATGAATTCCTGCTGCAGCGCGGCGGTGACGAGGGCCCGTGCGTCCATCGCGGCGGTCAGCTCCGGCAGCGGCGCCAGGTTGTTGCGAGCCCATTCGGGCTTGAACTGCTGGCCCAGCCAGCCCAGCATTTCCTCCCGCATGGCGGCGCTCGAGGTGCCGGCACCCGCATCGGCGGAGAGCTCCGCCATGGCGGCCTTGAACTGGCGCAGCGCGTCCACCGTGCTGCGCTGCGCGGCAAGCAGGCGCAGGCCGGCCACGCGGGTGGCGAACTCGCGCTGCACGGCTGCGGCATGGGCAGTGCGCTGCAGCAGCAGGGCCTGCTGCAGGTCGGCGACGGCCTGCCGCTGCGCGCCGTCCTGCACGCCCTGCCACAGCAGCGCGGCCGCCAGCAGGGCGCCCAGGCCGCCCAGGCCTGCGCTGCTCAACAGCAGTTTCAGGCGGAGATTCATCTCGTGCCCTCCCTTGTTCGCCGGCCGGGGTCTCAGGCCAGGGCCAGTTCGGCCGACAAGGCCTCCATCAGTGCCGCGGCGTCGATCAGGGCCCAGGCGCGGCCACCCTCGTCAGTGGCGGCACCGACGACAAACTCGGCCAGCGCCGCCGGGGTGGCAGGCGCCTCCAGGCCGGCCTGGGGCCGCGCCATGGCCGGCAGCCCACGGAAGGCGATGGCCGCCACCTGCTCCCCTTCACCGCCCAACAAGGCCAGGGCGCCCGGGCCGGTGGTGGGCGGCAGCTCCGGGTCGAGATAGAGGGCCAGGTCGAACACCGGCACCACCTTGCCATCCACGTTGGCGGCGCCCGCCAGCCACGGCGGCGCGTGCGGCACCTCCGACAGCTGGAGCTCCTCGACGATGCTGCGCGCCCAGCTGAAGGGGAAGGCCAGCCACCACGGGCCGCATTGCACTCCCTGGGCCAGGGCGGGCGAGGGGCCGTCAGCGGCGGCATGCGATGGGGAAGGTGCAGGGTGCTCCACGGGGCTCGGTCTGGGTGTCATGTCCAGTGCGCAGTGTAGGGTGAGGCTGCCGGGGGCAGGCCGGGCAGTTGCGGCGAAGCCGCAGCCGTGGCCGGGCCCAACCGCCCCGGCGCCCGGGCTGCCGGGGGCGATGGCGGCAGCCGGCGGCCGCTGCCGCGGCGCTTCACGGCGCGGCCGGGCGGGTGGTGCTGATGCCCTGGGTGCTGTCGAAGGCCCGCTGGAACACCTCGTGGTGGCTGCCGATCACGCGCACCAGTTCCTGCTCGTCCAGCGGCTTGGTGAGATAGGCATCGCAGCCGGCCAGCGTGCCGCGGATCTTGTCGATGGCGCCAGCGCGGCTGCTCAGCAGCACCACCACCGGCATCTGCTGGCCCGGCGGCAACGCGCGGCGCTTGATGCTGCGGCAGGTCTGGTAGCCGTCCATCCCCGGCATCATCACGTCGAGGAAGACGAAGTCGAACTGCCGTTGCTCCAGCAGCGCCAGTGCTTCCTCGCCGCCGTGGGCCAGGTGGACTTTGAAGCCGAAGCGTTTCAGGCGTGACTGCATGAAACGCAACGACAACTCGCTGTCATCCACCACCAGGATGTGTTCGTACTTGTCGTCGCCTTCGATCAGCACCGAATTGCTGAAGGTGCTGCTGTGCTGGAAGTCGCGCAGGCGGGCGTCCGCCGGCGAACGCCGGAGCGGGTGGGCCGACAGCGGCGGCAGCGCCGGCGGTGGCAAGCGGTGGGGCGACGGCGTTGGCTCCTGGGGCGGGGCCCGCTCGCCGCCCTGGCGCACCGCTTCGTCCAGCACCCGCAGCACATGGGCCGGGTTGAGCGGCCTGGGCAGCCGGGCCAGCGCGCCGCGGGCCTCGCCGGCCCCGACGAACAGCGTCACATCCCAGCGGCCGGCGCTGCGCAGGACGTCGTGCACCAGCTCGGGTTGCGCGTCGGCATCGGCGATGACGTAGTCGCAGGCGTGCAGCTCGCTCACCTGGCGGTAGGCCGGCGAGCGCCGGGCCGCAAGGCGGAAGAAGGCATCGAGCGTCGCCCGCTCGACCTGGTTGAACCCTTGCACCGCCACCCGATAAGGGACGCTCATGAAAACAGCTCCTGCGACACGCCACCCGCTCCGCCGCCGGCCCGGCCCCGATGCCGGGAGCGGCCCGCGGCGCCGGGACGCGTCTTGCAGCTGCTGTCCCGCCTGCCCGGCGTAACAGCATGTTTGCAGGCCCTCACTGAGGCCGTCAAGCCCGCACCTTGGGGATAGGATGCGCCTCGCGCGCAGTTCCATGGCCGCTGCGCGCCGCTGTGGCCGCGGTGGCCGGGGGCCATTCCCATCCGCAGGGAGCTTGCAATGAGCAGCATCTACGACTTCGAGGCGACCGGCATCGACGGCCGGCCGGTGCCACTCTCGGACTACCGGGGCAAGGTGATGCTGATTGTCAACACGGCGAGCAAATGCGGCTTCACCCCGCAGTTCGCCGGGCTGGAGGAGCTGTGGTCGCGCCACCAGGCGCGCGGCCTGGTGGTGCTGGGCTTCCCCTGCAACCAGTTCGGCTCCCAGGACCCGGGCAGCGAGGAGGAGATCGCCTCGTTCTGCTCGGTGAACTACGGCGTGAGCTTTCCGATGATGAGCAAGGTCGATGTCAACGGCGCGCAGGCCCATCCGCTCTACCGCTGGCTGACCGGCGAAGCGCCGGGCCTGCTCGGGACGCGATCGATCAAGTGGAACTTCACCAAGTTCCTGGTGGCCCGCGACGGCCGCGTGCTCAAGCGCTATGCGCCGACCGACGCGCCCAAGTCGCTGGAGGCCGACATCGAGGCGGCGCTCGCGTCCTGAGCGCCGGCCGGTAGGGGGCGGCCGCGCAGCCGGCCTCACCTCAAACGCCGGGTGCTGGCCGGCCGGCGACGCCGGCCAGCGGTGGGGCCGGCCGGCGAGGGCGGGATAATCGCTGCTTCTTCTGTCAGTACCAGCCCGAGGACCCTTTCCATGTTCCAGCACGTCGATGCCTATGCCGGCGACCCCATCCTGACCCTGAACGAGAATTTCCAGAAGGATCCGCGGGCCAACAAGATCAACCTCAGCATCGGCATCTACTTCGACGACGCCGGCCGCCTGCCGGTGATGGCCGCGGTGCGCGAAGCCGAGACCGGCCTGCTGCAGACCATCGGTGCGCGCCCCTACCAGCCGATGGAGGGTGCGGCCAACTACCGCAGCGCGGTGCAGCAGCTGCTGTTCGGTGCCCAGCACGAGGCCGTGACCAGCGGCCGCATCGCCACCCTGCAGACGCTGGGCGGCTCGGGCGGCCTGAAAGTAGGCGGGGACTTCCTGAAGCGCTACTTCGGTGAGGCCCAGGTCTGGGTCAGCGACCCCACCTGGGACAACCACCGCGCGATGTTCGAAGGCGCTGGCTTCACGGTGAACACCTATCCGTACTACGACGCGGCCACCGGTGGCGTGAAGTTCGACGAAATGCTGGCCGCCTTCAAGACGCTGCCGGCCGGCAGCATCGTGCTGCTGCATGCCTGCTGCCACAACCCCACCGGCGTCGACCTGTCGCAGGAACAATGGGGCCAGCTGATCCCGGTGATCCAGGAGCGCCGGCTGATCCCGTATGTCGACATTGCCTACCAGGGCTTCGGCGACGGCATCGAGGAAGACGCCTGGGCGATCCGGGCACTGGCCGACGCCGGCCTCAGCTTCTTCGTTGCCAGCTCCTTCTCGAAGAGCTTCTCGCTCTATGGCGAGCGCTGTGGCGGACTGAGCGTGGTGTGCCCCGACGCGGCACAGGCCCAGCTGGTGCTGGGCCAGCTGAAGGCCGCGGTGCGCCGCAACTACTCGAGCCCCCCCACCCATGGCGGCCAGATCGTCGCCAAGGTGCTGCTGACGCCCGAGCTGCGGGCCCGCTGGGCGGAGGAACTCGGCGCGATGCGCGAACGCATCAAGGCCATGCGCAGCCGGCTGCATGCCGTGCTGAGCGAGAAGCTGCCGGGGCGCAACTTCGACTACTTCCTGACCCAGCGCGGCATGTTCAGCTACACCGGCCTGACGCCCGAGCAGGTCGACCGCCTGCGCGAGGAGCAGGGGGTCTACCTGGTGCGCTCCGGCCGCATGTGCGTGGCCGGGCTGAACCAGCACAACGTCGAGCAGGTCGCCGTCGCGATGGCGGCCGTGCTGGCCTGACGAGCGCGCTGCCGGGCGGCGCCGGCGCCCGTCGTGCCGGCTGGCTGGCATGGTGCGGTGCCGCCCGCGGTGGCGGGGCGCCGGTGCCCGGCGGTCATGCTGCACTGCAGCGTCTTGCCAACTGCGGCATGGCGCGCTAGCCTGCTCGCGACTGATGAACCGTCCCACGCCCCTTGCCCGTCGTTGCGGCCCCCCAGGCGGGGTGCCTGCGCTCCGATGAGCCTCTTCCTGCTCAAGCGCTTCGCCATCTTCGTGGCGACGCTGCTGTGCGCATCGGCCGTCATCTTCACGGTGCTGGAGGTGCTGCCCGGCAATGCGGCGCAGGTCATGCTCGGCCCCACCGCCACCCCCGAGGCGGTGGACGCGCTGGCGCGGCAGCTGGGGCTGGACCGTCCGGCCCTGCAGCGCTATGGCGACTGGCTGGCCGGCATGGCGCAGGGCGACCTGGGCCACAGCGCCGCCTACGACACCCCGGTGGCGGCGCTGATCCTGGAGCGGCTGGTGGTGAGCCTGCCGCTGGCGGTGCTGGCGATGGCGCTCGCCGTCGTGCTCGCGCTGGCCCTTGGGCTGTATGCGGCGGCCCACCACAACAAGCCCGGCGACCTCGCCGTGATGGCATTCAGCCAGCTCGGCATCGCGGTGCCCAGCTTCTGGTTCGCCATCCTGCTGATCCTGTTGTTTTCGGTGCAGCTGCAGTGGTTCTCGGCTGGCGGCTTTCCCGGCTGGCGGGCCGAGGACGGCGGCGGGCTGCTGCCCGGGCTGCAGGCGCTGGTGCTGCCGGCGGTCTCGCTGGCGGCGGTGCAGGCGGCGGTGCTGGCGCGGGTGACGCGCTCGGCGGTGCTCGAGGTGCTGCGCGAGGACTTCGTGCGCACCGCGCGGGCCAAGGGCCTCGGCCGGCGTGCCGTGCTGTGGGGCCACGTGCTGCGCAATGCGATGGTGCCGGTGCTGACCATCATGGGGCTGCAGTTTGGCAACCTGCTCACCGGCACCATCGTGGTCGAGAACGTCTTCTACCTGCCCGGCCTCGGCCGCCTGGTGTTCCAGGCCATCGCCAACCGCGACCTGGTGGTGGTGCGCAACGTGATCATGCTGCTGGCCGCTGCGGTGGTGCTGATCAACCTGGCGGTCGACCTGCTGCATGCCTGGATCGACCCGCGGCTGAAGGCGAGCGACGCTTGAGCCGGCCCATCGCTTCCGCCGGCATCGCCTTCGGGCAGCGTGCACTGCGCCATCCCGGCTTCGTGGCCGGCGGGCTGCTGGTGCTGCTGCTGCTGGCGGGTGCCGCGCTGTCGTTGGCCTGGACGCCTTATCCGCCGGACGAACTCGACATCGCCGACAAGCTGGCGCTGCCCTCGGCCGCCCACTGGCTGGGCACCGACAGCCTGGGCCGCGACATCGCCTCGCTGCTGCTGGCCGG
This genomic stretch from Eleftheria terrae harbors:
- a CDS encoding hybrid sensor histidine kinase/response regulator produces the protein MSTPIHELLHVLQEEFTLAAPDIDAALMQWLSDPAAGPRQAEVAGQRFARLAQAARMIQLEGLAIVLELLRDSALVFAELDGTDLHEALGWLLRWHRPLAAVFEQPGEEAAVRELGRFVAGGPVAPTGEQLDELLRLLRLPPSVPPEMEAAAPSAAPQPLDDREVSLEVPDDVDPTLLDAFLDDAPIQLDALARGVRALADGRADLETLQAARRAAHTFKGSGNVAGIRGIGRLGQRMEELLDHAVGRQGEVPVAMARDLEQAVACLDQMVQSLRGHEAAPDDALAWLERLGDWVRAIEQGSVERLSLDTLPAALALAALPAAPREAAAPGAAVDAAPEQPNAALASLRIGVDRLDRLVRSAAQGLLLHGRLEEHLRVMDDRLEQLEASNAQLKLRLAQLAAAIDGHAAPDTEQRSELQALLRFAEEMAADELEHAQAARGEARAAQQAQRQQGQALVQQHRELMAARLVPVRQVVARLRRALAQAATVMGKQVRLEVEGEQVQVDTEVLDRLTEPLLQLLRNAADHGIEPPARRSAAGKPAAGTVLLRFTRESQLVRVECHDDGAGLDLDAIRRRGVELGLLSAEAQPGLDELARLILLPGFSTKPEVTDVSGRGLGLDVVADRLRAMKGRIDISSEPGAGTRICLQVPASTGLQHALLVQVEQQVYALPSDAVVEALAPGQGSVVMTPAGTVFRHGGREWPYQKLATWLGLAGGEGAGGARPVVLARAAHGEIALEVDRIIESRELILQDIGRLLRRLRGVAGASLRPDGKVLFLLDLDALEQAAASPVRREAAAQLRKRMKVPRKHALVVDDAISVRKTIAQLLRGAGYDVTTARDGYDALDALVRRRADIVLTDLEMPNLNGLDLTRRLRESRLWKDLPVMMITSRATNKHLRHAEEAGVNVFLSKPYADDELLAEMRRLLAGPER
- a CDS encoding methyl-accepting chemotaxis protein, with product MNLRLKLLLSSAGLGGLGALLAAALLWQGVQDGAQRQAVADLQQALLLQRTAHAAAVQREFATRVAGLRLLAAQRSTVDALRQFKAAMAELSADAGAGTSSAAMREEMLGWLGQQFKPEWARNNLAPLPELTAAMDARALVTAALQQEFIVRNPQPPGRKDLLVYPDTPTPYGQAHAQHHRAFDRAQDQLQVQDLVLIDSDTDQLVYTVAKDLDFASNVHSALLLGSPMATAYAEVRRARSADALALSDARPYLPAANRPVVVAAVPVFDGEVQVGVLAWRASLDQLAAPLRAAPDAAAESLLFGADKRLRSEPRAALLAALPPAAAASPAVDPRALAAHRRSAATLLGLDTPAVAASLQGQSGSASFRDAAGRAWQAAYQPLQLEGQRWALLSVAPEPDAAATTAAGSFWWRALLAMLAALLLGAGVAAALLRGWLKPLGQLHRTLARVQRGELSARTGLGPHDELGRLGQALDRLLDGRLSALDTAARENERLNESVVRLLQTVFQMANKDLSVRAEVGEDLIATLASAVNQLGDEMSATLSEVSAIAARVRSASESVGEQAVRVDETAHAEREALEAMADALNQATYQLAQVGALSHNSSEAAEHASAATEAALAAVDSAVHGTHTLREAIVELEKRFKRLAERSQEISAAVNLMSGIAERTHVLALNAAMQAAGAGEAGRGLALLADEVRRLADSARQATGQIVQLVQGVQVETGDTLLSVNRLIVQVAHQSATTQQAGLQMAGTRETTQHLVGLVRQIAAFSSQQSALAHELKLRVDQLQRGSAHTILAVEQQTESTATLVDFARRLSESVDQFQLPPPPPLPAPEDTIP
- a CDS encoding chemotaxis protein CheW; translated protein: MTPRPSPVEHPAPSPSHAAADGPSPALAQGVQCGPWWLAFPFSWARSIVEELQLSEVPHAPPWLAGAANVDGKVVPVFDLALYLDPELPPTTGPGALALLGGEGEQVAAIAFRGLPAMARPQAGLEAPATPAALAEFVVGAATDEGGRAWALIDAAALMEALSAELALA
- a CDS encoding response regulator, with translation MSVPYRVAVQGFNQVERATLDAFFRLAARRSPAYRQVSELHACDYVIADADAQPELVHDVLRSAGRWDVTLFVGAGEARGALARLPRPLNPAHVLRVLDEAVRQGGERAPPQEPTPSPHRLPPPALPPLSAHPLRRSPADARLRDFQHSSTFSNSVLIEGDDKYEHILVVDDSELSLRFMQSRLKRFGFKVHLAHGGEEALALLEQRQFDFVFLDVMMPGMDGYQTCRSIKRRALPPGQQMPVVVLLSSRAGAIDKIRGTLAGCDAYLTKPLDEQELVRVIGSHHEVFQRAFDSTQGISTTRPAAP
- a CDS encoding glutathione peroxidase; the protein is MSSIYDFEATGIDGRPVPLSDYRGKVMLIVNTASKCGFTPQFAGLEELWSRHQARGLVVLGFPCNQFGSQDPGSEEEIASFCSVNYGVSFPMMSKVDVNGAQAHPLYRWLTGEAPGLLGTRSIKWNFTKFLVARDGRVLKRYAPTDAPKSLEADIEAALAS
- a CDS encoding aromatic amino acid transaminase, giving the protein MFQHVDAYAGDPILTLNENFQKDPRANKINLSIGIYFDDAGRLPVMAAVREAETGLLQTIGARPYQPMEGAANYRSAVQQLLFGAQHEAVTSGRIATLQTLGGSGGLKVGGDFLKRYFGEAQVWVSDPTWDNHRAMFEGAGFTVNTYPYYDAATGGVKFDEMLAAFKTLPAGSIVLLHACCHNPTGVDLSQEQWGQLIPVIQERRLIPYVDIAYQGFGDGIEEDAWAIRALADAGLSFFVASSFSKSFSLYGERCGGLSVVCPDAAQAQLVLGQLKAAVRRNYSSPPTHGGQIVAKVLLTPELRARWAEELGAMRERIKAMRSRLHAVLSEKLPGRNFDYFLTQRGMFSYTGLTPEQVDRLREEQGVYLVRSGRMCVAGLNQHNVEQVAVAMAAVLA
- a CDS encoding ABC transporter permease, whose product is MSLFLLKRFAIFVATLLCASAVIFTVLEVLPGNAAQVMLGPTATPEAVDALARQLGLDRPALQRYGDWLAGMAQGDLGHSAAYDTPVAALILERLVVSLPLAVLAMALAVVLALALGLYAAAHHNKPGDLAVMAFSQLGIAVPSFWFAILLILLFSVQLQWFSAGGFPGWRAEDGGGLLPGLQALVLPAVSLAAVQAAVLARVTRSAVLEVLREDFVRTARAKGLGRRAVLWGHVLRNAMVPVLTIMGLQFGNLLTGTIVVENVFYLPGLGRLVFQAIANRDLVVVRNVIMLLAAAVVLINLAVDLLHAWIDPRLKASDA